Within the Nicotiana tabacum cultivar K326 chromosome 11, ASM71507v2, whole genome shotgun sequence genome, the region gccccagaggcactcagatgtcaCATGTTGTAtctcatctacctctctttacattactaatcttatttatgtttttctgccttacatactcggtactttattcgtactgacgtccattttgcctagggatgctgcttttcatgcccgcatgtctgGATTGATAGGTTGGCAGTCCTtctagtaggctatcaactcagcggaaagtgttggtgcactccacttgctccgaagttgcctATTTCATCAGTaagctttggatatgtattgattggtgtggtggggccctgtcccgacctttataattttatgtactcttagagtcttgtagacagatgtcaggtgtatggatacttgtatggccttgtcggccttaTAGgtctgtatgtcacatgtataagtttgtatatcatattgggtCGTCATATAttgagtattctcttatgttttattcttgttatatcATGATGGGTTTTCTGGATCTTTTACCcctgatagtatgataagaaagatatgttacgtcggtactcggttgagtaaggcaccgggtgcccgtcgcgacccttaggattgggtcgtgacaatctttCCTTAGCTACTCggatctttttatatttttagctttTCCCTATTTAaagttttccttatttttagcTCAATCTTTCTTTaagtatttatattttgaatcacTGCCATTTTAAGTGGGTATTAGGACATAAGAAGAATTttccaaaaaagtaaaaaagaaattttaagagaaaatggtatttgaaaattagagttgtgtttggacataaatacaattttggagctatttttaaatttttgtgagtgatttgaagtgaaaattttgaaaatacctTTTTGGAGTTGTGTCCAACTTGGACTTTATTGCTTCGTATTCCTTACCGAGGGCGTCCCGTTCTGCTAGAGCCGAGCTCAGTTGTGCTCGGAGTTCGTCATTCAGCTGGGACCTCTTGTCGGCTTTCTCCTTCACCACCCAAAGTTGAACCTCTACCGATGCCAACTTTGTTTGGGAGGTTTCCTTCCCCGAAGCCAATCGGTCCATTTTGCTCTTCCAACCATCAGCCATGGCTTGGACCTCATTCATTTCAACTCGGAGTTGGGCGATCAGGTCGGTCTTCTGCTAGACCTGCGAGGTTTGGTCGTTCGTCGCGATGACTAGTTCCTCGTTTCTAacttcaaagacctttaccttttcgACTAGGTCGACATGTTTCTGCCCTTCCTTCAGAGCTCTATCCATCTCGGCCTGAAGGTCCTTGGTGGCCCCGTCCTGTTACTCACTGAGGAGCTTGTACATATCCTTTTTTTTAGCCTGCTCCTTGAGGTCGAGCTGATTGACCTCGACCCGTTATCGGAGGAAGCTCTCATTATGAAGTACCTAGGCTTGAAAAACAATGAGAGACGTGAGAAACATCAAAACCTAAGTAAAATTCAGAAAGACGTAATGATGTCTTACCTGGTTCAGCACCTGCTGCGCCTCATTGAAAAGGCACGACCTCATTGGAGCTCTTCTTGGGCTTACGAGCCACTCTTTTCTTTGGCTTCACCACTATGCTCGGGGAGCTAGAagctttcttttattctttttcttcccCCCCCCCCGGCAGCCCCGGGCTGTCCCGTAATGGAGGGACCAACGGACAAGGACACGTCCTCGTCCCCCTTCCAAAGGCCCAAGTTcagtggtcttaggcaaacctataaaagaaggaagaaaggTCTGTATGATGTAAATTAAAATCATGATATTAACTAGGTGTGTACAAAGGAAATCGACAAACCGCACCAaatcgataatccgagtcaaaccgagaaaaaaaactcAATTATGGTTTGGTGTTAGAAAAAACAACCTGactataattggtttggtttggttttaactaaaaaaagtcaaatcgaaaccaaaccaaccggacattacatgtatacaagttttaaaaatattttatacataaaaataattattgtaatgtaatttataaatataatttaaactctTTAATAATTCTctcttttaatgtattatttaaagtttggacttagaacttttgaatggtTAAATatgttttatagcccataaaagttagtaactcaaataaagcctaaaggaaaataaaatcaatactaatgctaacaaaaaaaatcaattcaatattaaaaatgacaatagtattggatatttttttttagtttcacaTTGATTTAGATAGTGAAAATGCATAACtcacttttaatattatttagtcatgtaattaatacttagtagttattagtcgtacttattttcacatgacttagtacttttagattatgtttatttttattatggcttattaattagcaatatttatctTATGCGATTTGTTGAGTATTTTAGTATAAttatgactcatctcatattattTTGTATTAGTTTATTGGGTAACATCTTATATAATTTTATCCTCCTAGGACCTAAGAAATATTAGGcacaaattataaattttatgctatgaagattttgtaagaaaaaaccTAGAAAAACTCTAGAAAATCGAAAAACTCGAGAAAAATCGtgattgaaaaacccgacttttgttggtttggttttgtttataaatttaaaaatctgaaacaattggtttggtttggtaattgaaaaaatcgaaccaacccggcctatgtacacccctagtatTAACTATTCGGAGGAGgaccttaccatgagaacggggcCCCATCAACCCTTTGAAAGCTTGTGCCATGCGCGCTCGGAGTACGTCATCTTTTTGCAGATGCCCTTGATCCACTCCTTAAGCCGGGGGACCGCATTTGGAACCCGAAAAATAGGTGCACAACCACAAATATGAATGATAAtgaagagaatgaagaaagattaaTACTTAAGGAGAGGCTGCACTTAAtagatgcattccacttctcggggaatagCATGAACTCGGAAGGGATCAAGTCTTCGGTCTTTACCCGAACGAAGCGGCCCTGCCAGCCTCGGTCTCGATCTACGTCAATGCTCGAAAAGGGGGCTTTGCTGGCCCGTCGAGCGAGCTTGAGTAGTCCCTCTTGGAAAGTTCGGGGATTTTATAAGCGGAGTAGGTGGTCGATGGTGAATCCAAAAGCGTTGACAAACGACCTCACACGATCAACAAAGGGTCATGATATCCGTGCCCAATCGGATATCACAGCGTAGATCTCGGCCCATATCAGCCGCATATTAGTGATTAGCGAAAATGAAGATTTTTACTTTTCTTAGGATTGTACTtcgggtaaaactcccctactatataaaggggacgtTTATTATTCAATGGACAATCTGTAACACCCATACCAAGGCAATATACATCTGttttctctgttattcaaagttcttacttttgctcataagtccttCATAAGTGTTGGCCCGGAACCGAAGGTGGGCTTCTTCTTAAGCTTTCAACCGAGCCCGGATTCAATATCACTACTGGTTTGgttgtttattttatcttttatttgcTTAACTAACGTCATcaatcatttgtattgaattgatccacatattcttaaaaccgtgtataaattcaattgttatacgtttttttagggtaaacaggtTGAATTACTAAACACtgtcattttattatattgtgattaattattattattttaatacaACTAACGAAACGACCCCTAAAATGATCACCAATTTGAGACCAAGGAGTAAGTTTAAAGAAAAGAAACCGCACTAGTAAAAAGCACATCCTTTTCCCCGGCATCCAACTTTCGAAAATGCTAACAGGAAGAAGAGACATTCTTGAATGCTGAGAATTTCATATATTTCATGTATATGGGTTCTCTTAAGGCTTCACTCATACTCCATTTCTGAGCCGTCCAAAATATAAACTGCATGTATATATGCCACTTCGTTTATCTTTGCCTTTCTCCTTCCCTTTCCATCACGATCCGCCTCAGCAGATTCTCCCCAGCCTTTATTTCTTTCTCCCAAGCCAAGAATCTCTTTCTCTCTCAATTATTCTCTTCTTTCTCTTATAACTTACGTACCCTTTTATCAATCATGCCATTCTTCTTCTCTCTCCTCCACCTTCTCTTCTGTTCCATTAATACATTACGTaccattctctctctctctctctctctctctctctctcaatacACACCTTAATTCTTCTCATGTCTTCTTCAAATATCAACCATTTTTCTCAGCCATGCATATATGGTAATGTTTCAAAAGTTCCTAGACTTGACTTTTTTGCTATTTACGTATACCCGTTTGAGTATACAATGAACCTTGgtttatttttatgtgaaaaaagtTGAtctttgttgttgatattcttatGGGGTTTAAAGCAGGTCAGTTTGTTTCTTCATACGCAGAGAGAAAGTCAAAGGTTATGAAATGGCTGACTAAGATTTTCAAGGGTGGGTCATGTAATAGGGGATCTCCACGTGGACGTCAACCCCAGTTTCTAGAAGATGAAAATATGGTTTGGCGCGCTCCAGTCGGATCATTGGTAGGagtaatttttttaacttttcattttGAATTCAGGAATTTTGGCTGCTTCAGAAGTCAAATTCTACTAGTCATGACTCAATCTTTTGCTTTATCCTTATTTCTAACATCTGACTGATTTACTCATAGGAATTTTGTTCTGTCGTTTTAAATTGAATTTCATGCTCCTCTGATTGAATGTTTCTTAACGCAATTTTAAAGTTCATCAGGATGATCGCTCTAGGGCTAGTACAGAAAAAGAGGAACTAGACCAAAATGCAACTGCATTATCTTTGGCCGAAGATTTGAAAAGACCAGGTGGAAATTAAAAGTTTTTATTTGTATATAGAATCTATTTATATGACTAATTTCACTCTTTTGAGGTTAAGACTGAGAGTTGTGTGCTTTGCAGGATACAAATGGAGGACTGAGAATGATGAAGATGTAGGAAGTTCGCTTAACCATGACCTTACTTCATCGTCATATCCGCCTCCTTATGCTCCTTTATATGCACCTTGGCAATATAATCCCACAAGTTATAGGTAATTGGATTTTGTTGAGATATCCTCTTGTGCATTGTGTCATTTCAAATTCAGCTTAATTATAGCATTTATTTATCTATTTCATAGAAGGCTGCCTTTTAGAGTGGTAAATTCACGGGGCATCAAATTCAATATGTGTTACTGAGACAGTGTTGTCTGAAAATGGAAACTGTCGCATGCTAATACCTATTATAGATGAAAACTTCAATCTGTCTTTAGTTGAAAAATGGAGAATGAACAAAATTCAAATTTAAGACCTGAATTAATATGCACATCCAAACAAATTTTCGAAGGAGTATCTGTTGAAAACTACTGATTGTTTCGGATGAACATATAGCGCATTTATAATTTGCAGAATATGTAGTGGCTGCCATGGGGATATTGGCTCTGGCAATTATTTGGGATGCATGGGAACTTTCTTTCATCCAAATTGCTTTCGTTGTCGTGCTTGTGGTTATCCAATTACTGAATATGAGGTACATTCTTGTCCTTTGTCTCTAACTATCACTCAATCTTTCTCCCAaatgaaatttgaattaaacttgtaATTTCAATTGACCTAATGGTTTTGAAACTTTTCTTGTGTTTAGCTCATTGGTTTCTTTGTTGATTCAAGTTTTCTTTGTCAGGGAACAATTATTATCACAAATCATGCTTCAGAGAAATGACTCACCCCAAATGTGAAGTTTGCTACCAATTTGTAAGGACATGGTGCTTCTTCATGTAGTTGGTTAACGGAAATTGCTCATCACAAATCCAATTTACATTTCAAGGTTTTaatcttgactgcatctgcagaTATAAGCTTCTCCTGCATGTTCTGTTAGGATAATACTGATTCTTGCTCGTCAAACAGAAAAATGCATATACAGTACTGGCACATGATTGTTGAAGTGCCCGTAGAGTGTCATCGATCACTTGCTGTCATTATTATATCCATTGATGCATTCTGTTTTCGTCTTTGAGTAAAAGTGTTGTCTAGTTCACCATCCTAAAGAGATGTTTTACATAGATTATCTTTTGTCAAATTGTTCTGCAATACTTTTTGTCTGATTAGAAACCAGCTTATAGTGCCATTTTTTGTGTGTCACTAAAAATTGCATCCTATCTTTTGGTGAAGCAGTTTAAAGTATTGGAAATATTTCATGAAATTTGAAATATACTTACAGACAAATATTGAAAGGAGTACCATTTCTCACCTTATAATCCCTCATGCAGTAGTTTGTTTTACGATCCACCATTTCATTTTCAGATCCCAACAAATGCAGCAGGCTTGATTGAGTATAGGTGCCACCCGTTTTGGTCTCAGAAATATTGTCCTTCACATGAAAATGATGTCACAAAACGATGCTGTAGTTGTGAACGTCTGGAGGTATGGTTATCAGCTGAAATCAAACATGTTGGATCACCTATCGTTCAACTAATATGCTTCACGCTGATATTGTTCTTATCTTCTTTAAGCCATGGAATGCAAGATATATATCGCTTGGGGATGGTAGGAGCTTATGTTTGGAGTGCATGGAATCTGCTATCATGGATACCGGGGACTGTCAACCGCTTTACCATTCAATCAGAGACTATTATGAAGGCATGAACATGAAAATAGATCAGCAAGTTCCTATGCTTCTCGTTGAAAGACAAGCACTTAATGAAGCCATTGAAGGGGAAAAGCATGTAAGAGTGACTTCATAATGTAGTTTTTCTGTTCTTTAGTCTGGAAAATTTCTGACCGTAATTTTTTTGTAGGGTTTTCATCATATGCCTGAAACGAGAGGTCTATGCCTATCAGAAGAGCAGACAGTCACCAGTGTAAGCTCTTCATTTACTTGAAATCAATTTTCAATTTAGATTAGAACTGTCAAATCTATAGGTAACCTATTGAATCGTGCAATACGAGCTATGACATCTTATTGAACATATGTCCAGATACTCAAAAGGCCAAGAATGGGTGGTCGTGAAGTAGTAGGAATCAGAACACATCCTCAGAAGCTAACTAGAAAATGTGAAGTTACAGCTATTCTAGTGTTGTTTGGTCTCCCAAGGTAACTTTCATTGTGTTAATTACTTtcagtttattttattctaacatAATTCTCAAAAGAGCGAAAAGTGTTACGTGGAATGTGGCGAACCCTCCTCTCCAAACAAGACGAGAGGAGAAGGAATCAACTCAAAGGATAAGGAATTAAAGAAAGCAAACTTATTATGACATTCAACTAACTTTTTCAATTCAACGTCTATTAAGGCAGCTTTCCCTCTTCACACAAATATACCTACAAAGTGTCAATATTAATTCCATTTCTCTATTCCAATGTGAACATACACCAATTTAAACATTATAGGCTCTAAAAAAGAGGAGGTCTAGTTTCCAAATAACAACAGCCACAACTACGCCTTAGTCCTGAACAAGTTGGGTTTGCCTATATGAGATAGAGTTTCTAAATGAATAACAAGAATGTCTTTAATGTGTTTTATCATGTATCGAGTTAGTGTTCTTCTAGAAGCAGAGCGAAAATGTAAATAATCTACATTTTAAAGGGATGACGAGAAAGAAGAGTTCATATGTGAGAAAAGAAATCACTCCTAAATAACCAGTCAAGTGAAACAGACACACTGTTCTTGCGGTATTCCTGGCATATCCTATTGACAATGTTTTTGTTTTGTATATTTGTAACCCTTGTTTAACAGTGAAGATGCTTTCTGAAAAGATTATGTAAGGCCAGATGGACTGACTATAATTCTTTATCTGCAGACTACTTACTGGTGCCATTCTTGCTCATGAACTGATGCATGCGTGGTTACGTCTAAAAGGTAATTTTGATCCTGGCTTTCTATCTGCATGGGCTTGCAGCAAACTCTGGAGATGTATATAATCTTCATCttcaagaaaataaagataaaaagatAGCCGGATGCTTCATCATCAAACTCTCATGATGCTTGATACCAGCTAATCATTAGAGCGGGTTCTATGAGTTCAACTAAACTAATTGCTTTTGGCTCTATATATGTGCAAAAAAcatttaaaacatgtaatacatAAAATGAATGTGATCTCATTCATTCTGAATCCACTAACTCTAGATTCTGGATTCGCCTCTGCAGCTAATATAAGTTTGAACCTGATCACTTATTTGCAGGATTCCGTAATCTCAGCCTTGAGGTAGAAGAAGGAATATGCCAAATGCTTTCCTACATGTGGCTGGAATCAGAGGTAATGCCTGTATCGAGAGATATGCCATCCACGTCAACTGCTTCATCCTCGTCATTGTCATCATCCAAGAAAGGTGTTAAGTCTGGAGTAGAGAATAAGCTGGGTGAGTTTTTCATGCACCAGATTGCCCATGATACTTCTCCAGCATATGGTGGAGGATTTAGAGCTGCTAACGAAGCCGTGAATAAGTATGGTTTAAGACGTACATTGGATCACATTTACCTCACAGGAAATTTTCCTTTATGATACCATCATTGTAACATCTCTGGCCGTGGCTGTTGATGGTCTCGTCTGCTGTATGGCAATTCAGAAGTCATTGAATCTGACTGCTCATTGATCTTGCAAAGCTGGATTTGCTCCCCTCATTTTTTATGGGATTCATCTGTGGATGCTCAGTCCCAAAGAGAATTATATGCCacaatgaaaaatagaagaaaatgtaACATTTATCGGAGACTGCTGCACTTTAACTGCaataaaaattgaatttgaatgCTCCAGAAATGTTTCCTACTTTCCTGCAAATATTGTTCTAAATTGAAATCCTACTTTGCAGCAAGCCAGGCGCCAGATTCATAAGAAACACTTCGTAATTGTCCTTAAAAAGCTTTTACGCTCTGCATGATGTCAATAAGATGTAAGTAATTCATTTGTTTTACTTTTTGAGTGAAATACTAGAAATATTGACCCTATTGAAACACAGGATTAAGAAGCAACCAAAAACTGATTGCTTGTCCATCAGGACCTTCACTTGAGTTATAAGCTACTACAGCAAAAATCTTTCATACTTCAGAATGTCAAAAAGTATTACAAAAAGTTTACCTGTGTTTAATTACAAGTAATTTTATGCAGCATAAGATTCCTATATGTCATTCCTCAATTCAACTCTTACACATATAAATCTACTCTTAAATAATACAATCCCAGTTTTTAGTTAGAACAACATGGTCTCTTGTTGGAGTTGCCAGAATTCTCTCCAACCTTAATGACAGTTCCTTGACCAGGAATAGCACCTGCCTCTTGAGCTGCTAAAGCTTTCCTGCTCATTATCTGATAAATATCCAACAAAATCGTCTGGAACGCCCTCTCAACATTTAAAGCTTCCAATGCAGAGGTTTCAAGAAATGACAAGCCTTCTTTCTCGGCCAAGAGCCTTGCGTCTTGCTCTGGTACAGCTCGAAGATGGTTCAAATCCGACTTGTTTCCAGCCATCATTATGACAATGTTGGAGTCAGCATGGTCCCTGAGCTCACGAAGCCATCGGTGCACGTTTTCAAAAGTTTGTCTTTTTGTTATATCATAAACTAAAAGTGCTCCCACGGCTCCTCTGTAATAAGCACTTGTTATTGCTCTATACCTTTCTTGCCCTGCTGTGTCCCATATTTGTGCCTTTACTGTCTTGCCTTCTACCTGCGCCATGCAATGCACGTTTTTATTAATTAAGCATAATTGTGGTAGACTAATTAGCAAAATATAATTGCACATAATCATatcttaatccatgaaatacaaGGTTCAGAAATGCATGGAACTTGGGAGAATTGGAAACTAACCTGAAGTGTCCTAGTTGCAAATTCGACGCCAATGGTGGATTTAGACTCCAAACAGAATTCATTTCGCGTAAATCTGGAAAGAATGTTAGATTTTCCGACACCTGAATCTCCAATCAATACAATCTTGAATAAATAATCGTACTCATGATCCACCTTGTACGCCATTTCTACTTCCCTCTAGGCACCACATTCACCTATCAAAGTAAATGTTCATATCTGGATGACAGTATTTACACAACACTATCATCGCTATGATCTTAAGAAGCCAAAGGAATTTTCAAACAGGAATCACCAAATTTTGCCATTCTAACGTCAAGactagaaaaaaaaattcaacagaAAGAGGAGAAAGAAAACTCACCAAGGTTATAGGTTAAATTGTCCACAAAAAATACAACTTTCAAATAATCAGAACTGCTAAGCACCCTTGGTTTTGAAAAGAAAGAGCAGGAGATCAAAACTTCTGTAAATGTCCTGAATCCAAATGAATAAAAATATTGCCGAACAAACAGGAACTTGAATGGCTATAACCAATACATCTTCCCACGTCGTATTATTAATCTTCCCTTTTGGGCTCaaatatttcttctttcttctattttcttgGTTGAATATCCACAAGACTAACCAACATTCATTCtcttcaaaaaaattaaaaaatataattttcgtTGTGAATACT harbors:
- the LOC107788404 gene encoding protein DA1-related 2-like isoform X2, which produces MSSSNINHFSQPCIYERKSKVMKWLTKIFKGGSCNRGSPRGRQPQFLEDENMVWRAPVGSLDDRSRASTEKEELDQNATALSLAEDLKRPGYKWRTENDEDVGSSLNHDLTSSSYPPPYAPLYAPWQYNPTSYRICSGCHGDIGSGNYLGCMGTFFHPNCFRCRACGYPITEYEFSLSGNNYYHKSCFREMTHPKCEVCYQFIPTNAAGLIEYRCHPFWSQKYCPSHENDVTKRCCSCERLEPWNARYISLGDGRSLCLECMESAIMDTGDCQPLYHSIRDYYEGMNMKIDQQVPMLLVERQALNEAIEGEKHGFHHMPETRGLCLSEEQTVTSILKRPRMGGREVVGIRTHPQKLTRKCEVTAILVLFGLPRLLTGAILAHELMHAWLRLKGFRNLSLEVEEGICQMLSYMWLESEVMPVSRDMPSTSTASSSSLSSSKKGVKSGVENKLGEFFMHQIAHDTSPAYGGGFRAANEAVNKYGLRRTLDHIYLTGNFPL
- the LOC107788404 gene encoding protein DA1-related 2-like isoform X1; its protein translation is MSSSNINHFSQPCIYGQFVSSYAERKSKVMKWLTKIFKGGSCNRGSPRGRQPQFLEDENMVWRAPVGSLDDRSRASTEKEELDQNATALSLAEDLKRPGYKWRTENDEDVGSSLNHDLTSSSYPPPYAPLYAPWQYNPTSYRICSGCHGDIGSGNYLGCMGTFFHPNCFRCRACGYPITEYEFSLSGNNYYHKSCFREMTHPKCEVCYQFIPTNAAGLIEYRCHPFWSQKYCPSHENDVTKRCCSCERLEPWNARYISLGDGRSLCLECMESAIMDTGDCQPLYHSIRDYYEGMNMKIDQQVPMLLVERQALNEAIEGEKHGFHHMPETRGLCLSEEQTVTSILKRPRMGGREVVGIRTHPQKLTRKCEVTAILVLFGLPRLLTGAILAHELMHAWLRLKGFRNLSLEVEEGICQMLSYMWLESEVMPVSRDMPSTSTASSSSLSSSKKGVKSGVENKLGEFFMHQIAHDTSPAYGGGFRAANEAVNKYGLRRTLDHIYLTGNFPL
- the LOC107788411 gene encoding ras-related protein Rab2BV-like — its product is MAYKVDHEYDYLFKIVLIGDSGVGKSNILSRFTRNEFCLESKSTIGVEFATRTLQVEGKTVKAQIWDTAGQERYRAITSAYYRGAVGALLVYDITKRQTFENVHRWLRELRDHADSNIVIMMAGNKSDLNHLRAVPEQDARLLAEKEGLSFLETSALEALNVERAFQTILLDIYQIMSRKALAAQEAGAIPGQGTVIKVGENSGNSNKRPCCSN